A region from the Rufibacter sp. DG15C genome encodes:
- a CDS encoding FAD-binding oxidoreductase has protein sequence MNFNPVTPEILATLQQIVGEAFVLTSAMQEEVKRYAHDETEDLHFYPEVVVKPTNAQEVSKIAKLCHDNYIPLTPRGAGTGLSGGALPIHGGVVLSMERFNKIINIDERNLQATVEPGVVNEEFQNAVKAKGLFYPPDPASKGSCFLGGNLSMSSGGPKAVKYGVTRDYVLNIEMVLPTGEIIWTGANVLKYSTGYNLTHLMIGSEGTLGIITKIVFKLIPFPPKNVVMLVPFRSSEEACAAVAQIFMAGITPSGLEFMEREALQWSSDYLKIDVPLPEDIEAHLIIELDGWDLDLLYQDAERVYGVLEKFNTGEVLLADTEAQKEDIWRLRRNVGNAVRYNSIYKEEDTVVPRAELPALLKGVKEIGQRYNFKSVCYGHAGDGNLHINIIKGDMSDDDWNNKLTEGIKELFRLCVALGGTISGEHGIGLVQKPYMHIALQEKQFELMRGIKKTFDPHGILNPGKIFEMA, from the coding sequence ATGAATTTTAACCCAGTCACCCCAGAAATCTTGGCGACCCTGCAGCAGATAGTAGGAGAGGCCTTTGTGCTTACCTCTGCCATGCAAGAAGAGGTAAAACGGTACGCTCATGATGAAACCGAGGACCTGCATTTCTATCCAGAGGTAGTAGTGAAGCCAACCAACGCGCAGGAGGTGAGTAAGATAGCCAAACTCTGTCATGATAATTACATTCCATTGACACCGCGCGGCGCTGGTACGGGATTGAGCGGCGGGGCCTTGCCTATTCACGGTGGGGTGGTGCTGTCCATGGAGCGGTTTAATAAGATTATTAACATAGATGAGCGCAACCTGCAGGCCACGGTAGAGCCCGGCGTGGTGAATGAGGAATTCCAGAATGCGGTCAAGGCCAAGGGACTTTTCTATCCACCAGACCCGGCCAGCAAAGGCAGCTGCTTTCTGGGCGGCAACCTGAGCATGTCTTCAGGTGGTCCAAAAGCGGTGAAATACGGCGTGACGCGTGATTATGTCCTTAACATAGAAATGGTTTTGCCTACCGGCGAAATCATCTGGACCGGTGCCAATGTCTTAAAATATTCCACGGGTTATAACCTCACGCACCTCATGATTGGCAGTGAAGGCACCTTGGGCATCATCACCAAAATCGTGTTCAAGCTCATTCCGTTTCCGCCTAAGAACGTGGTGATGCTGGTACCGTTTAGGTCTTCAGAAGAGGCCTGCGCGGCGGTGGCCCAGATTTTCATGGCGGGTATCACACCGTCGGGGCTGGAATTCATGGAGCGGGAGGCCCTGCAATGGTCCTCAGACTATTTAAAGATAGACGTGCCGCTGCCCGAGGATATTGAGGCCCACCTGATTATTGAGCTGGATGGCTGGGATTTGGATTTGTTGTACCAAGATGCCGAGCGCGTGTACGGCGTGCTGGAGAAATTCAATACCGGTGAAGTCTTGCTAGCCGACACCGAAGCGCAGAAAGAAGACATCTGGCGCCTACGACGCAACGTAGGCAATGCCGTGCGCTACAATTCCATCTACAAAGAAGAAGACACCGTGGTGCCCCGCGCCGAATTGCCAGCCCTGCTCAAAGGCGTGAAGGAGATTGGCCAACGCTACAACTTCAAATCCGTCTGCTACGGCCACGCCGGCGATGGCAACCTGCACATCAACATCATCAAAGGCGACATGTCTGACGACGATTGGAACAACAAGCTCACCGAAGGCATCAAAGAACTCTTCAGGCTGTGCGTGGCGCTGGGCGGTACTATCTCTGGAGAGCACGGCATTGGTCTGGT
- a CDS encoding C40 family peptidase: MLNKYSTLLLLGLLLLVASCGKSSYSTFSKPDEAYKSAQEIAELKKAERQQRRLARKSGIFSKEDKKKVLAKKKGKDSKGRNNGVSANYSSKKVETVISTARSFRGTPYKFGGTTRIGMDCSGLLCTSFQSINVTLPRTSSEQSRFGPTVSTSEIKAGDLVFFSSTQSPSNITHAGMVTEVRNGNEIYFIHSSTSLGVKEDNLFAPYYKRNFIKAVRPGI, translated from the coding sequence ATGTTAAATAAATACTCAACGCTACTTCTGCTAGGGCTTCTTTTACTGGTGGCCTCCTGCGGAAAGTCTTCTTATTCTACGTTCAGCAAACCAGACGAGGCTTATAAGTCTGCGCAGGAGATTGCCGAGCTCAAAAAAGCCGAACGGCAGCAGCGCCGCCTAGCCCGCAAGTCTGGCATCTTCTCTAAGGAAGACAAGAAGAAGGTGCTGGCCAAGAAGAAAGGCAAAGACTCAAAAGGAAGAAACAATGGGGTTAGCGCTAATTACAGCAGCAAAAAAGTAGAGACGGTTATTTCTACGGCCCGCTCTTTTAGAGGCACCCCGTATAAATTTGGCGGCACCACCCGCATTGGCATGGACTGCTCCGGCTTGCTCTGCACCTCTTTTCAATCCATTAACGTGACGCTGCCCCGCACCTCCAGTGAGCAGAGCCGTTTTGGACCCACCGTCTCCACCAGTGAGATTAAGGCCGGCGATTTAGTATTCTTCAGTTCCACGCAGAGCCCTAGCAACATTACCCACGCCGGCATGGTCACCGAGGTGCGTAATGGGAATGAGATTTACTTCATCCATTCCTCCACATCCCTGGGCGTTAAAGAAGACAATCTGTTTGCCCCTTATTACAAAAGAAACTTTATCAAAGCGGTAAGGCCTGGTATTTAA
- a CDS encoding TonB-dependent receptor domain-containing protein, giving the protein MKIKLQRILCVIPLLLLVFTTAFAQRTIRGKVVDATTQESLPGASVSVKGSSEGVTTEVDGTFSLKTTAENVTLVINYIGYTQQEVAVSGSNAGTIKMKGVENNINEVLVTGASYAIERETPVAMSTVTSEVIVEKASQQEFPELLKSTPGVYATRGAGGGYGDSRINMRGFQSANIAVMINGIPVNDMESGRVFWSNWAGLTDVTRSMQTQRGLGASKVAVPSVGGTINILTKTTDAQKGGFVSQAIGNNNFSKTAFSLSSGLTEKGWSFSVAGSKTEGDGWFEGLAFEAYSYFFNVSKVLNEKHTLSLTGFGAPQYHGSRFERQNIQYYRDAPQGIRFNPNWGVLNGETKTISGNFYHKPQVSLNHYWTIDGTSSLSTALYASSGSGGNEFPNNASLFLGTRTGDKYSPVDIDKLVDLNVASQDGNAVAYLQSNRNDHRWYGALSTYQKALTENFDLLAGVDLRYYKGIHFNSVRNLLGAEYVLNSGNVNNPNFRAKNGDKIGFYNDGIVNWAGGFLQGEYKTGALATFLSLAASNTSYQRIDYFRYKNDDPLRESEKVNFFGYQAKGGANYNLNDNHNVFANLGYFAKAPFFSAVFIGNQNLANDNAENEKILSYELGYGYRSKSLSGNVNLYRTTWKDRSFTRSFPGQGTELLFANLLGVDALHQGIEVDFRYEPINRLTLTGMVSVGDWTWLNDIEGVEIFDENQVKRGTVPTVTMAGLKVGDAPQTTAALGLDLKLTDDFKIGADYNYYANFNSDFNPINLPETRGNDPWKVPTYSLMDLNAVFKFKFAGLNASVIGNVNNVFDTEYISDALSNYTRASNEEPYLSNASNSFVYYGTGRSWTTTLRINF; this is encoded by the coding sequence ATGAAGATTAAGTTACAAAGAATTTTGTGCGTTATTCCTTTACTGCTGCTGGTTTTCACGACCGCATTTGCACAGAGGACTATTAGAGGCAAGGTGGTGGACGCCACTACGCAGGAGTCATTGCCTGGTGCTTCTGTGTCTGTGAAAGGAAGCAGCGAAGGTGTTACTACTGAGGTAGATGGAACGTTCAGCTTAAAAACTACTGCTGAGAATGTCACCTTGGTAATCAATTACATTGGGTATACCCAGCAAGAAGTTGCCGTTTCTGGCTCAAACGCCGGAACTATTAAAATGAAAGGTGTTGAAAATAACATCAATGAAGTTTTAGTGACTGGGGCCAGCTATGCCATTGAAAGAGAAACTCCAGTAGCTATGTCTACCGTTACCAGCGAGGTGATCGTAGAAAAGGCCAGTCAGCAGGAATTCCCTGAGCTATTAAAGTCAACTCCTGGGGTTTATGCCACCAGAGGTGCCGGTGGAGGATATGGTGACTCTAGAATTAACATGCGCGGTTTCCAAAGTGCCAACATTGCTGTAATGATTAATGGCATACCGGTAAATGACATGGAAAGCGGCAGAGTATTCTGGTCTAACTGGGCAGGTTTAACAGATGTTACTCGTTCTATGCAGACTCAAAGAGGCTTAGGCGCTTCAAAAGTAGCCGTGCCTTCTGTGGGTGGTACCATCAATATTCTAACTAAGACAACCGACGCCCAAAAAGGTGGTTTCGTTTCTCAGGCTATTGGTAACAACAACTTCAGCAAAACGGCTTTCTCTCTTTCTTCTGGCTTGACAGAAAAAGGCTGGTCTTTCTCTGTGGCAGGTTCAAAGACTGAAGGTGACGGCTGGTTTGAAGGCTTGGCGTTTGAAGCGTATAGCTACTTCTTCAACGTTTCAAAGGTTCTTAATGAGAAGCACACTCTTTCTTTGACTGGATTTGGAGCTCCTCAATACCACGGCTCAAGATTTGAGCGCCAGAACATCCAATACTACAGAGATGCTCCACAAGGCATCAGGTTCAACCCTAACTGGGGAGTATTGAACGGCGAGACTAAAACTATCAGTGGTAACTTCTACCACAAACCACAAGTGTCATTAAACCACTATTGGACAATTGACGGTACGTCCTCTTTGTCTACTGCGCTTTATGCTTCTTCTGGTTCAGGAGGAAATGAATTCCCTAACAATGCTTCATTATTCTTAGGCACCAGAACCGGAGACAAATACTCTCCTGTTGACATTGATAAGCTTGTAGACTTAAACGTGGCTTCACAAGATGGCAACGCCGTTGCTTACTTGCAGTCTAACCGCAATGACCACAGATGGTATGGCGCCTTGAGTACTTACCAGAAAGCACTTACCGAAAACTTTGATTTATTGGCAGGTGTTGACTTGAGATACTACAAAGGAATCCACTTTAACTCTGTAAGAAACCTACTTGGTGCAGAGTATGTGTTGAACAGTGGAAACGTAAACAACCCTAACTTTAGAGCTAAGAATGGCGATAAAATTGGTTTTTACAATGATGGTATTGTGAACTGGGCAGGTGGTTTCTTGCAAGGTGAATACAAAACCGGCGCATTGGCTACGTTCCTATCCTTGGCCGCTTCTAATACTTCTTACCAGCGCATAGATTACTTCAGATACAAAAATGATGATCCTTTGCGGGAAAGTGAGAAAGTCAATTTCTTCGGTTACCAAGCAAAAGGTGGGGCTAACTATAACCTAAATGACAACCACAACGTGTTTGCCAACCTTGGTTATTTTGCGAAGGCTCCCTTCTTTAGTGCTGTGTTCATAGGCAACCAAAACCTTGCTAATGACAACGCTGAGAATGAGAAAATTTTGAGCTACGAGTTGGGTTATGGTTATAGAAGCAAGTCGCTTTCTGGTAATGTAAACTTGTACAGAACCACATGGAAAGACAGATCATTCACAAGATCTTTCCCTGGACAAGGAACTGAACTTCTGTTTGCTAACTTATTAGGAGTAGATGCTTTACACCAAGGAATTGAAGTAGACTTCAGATATGAACCAATCAACAGACTTACCTTAACTGGTATGGTGTCTGTGGGTGACTGGACTTGGTTGAATGACATTGAAGGTGTTGAGATATTTGATGAGAACCAAGTAAAGCGTGGAACTGTTCCTACGGTGACTATGGCTGGCCTAAAGGTTGGTGATGCCCCTCAGACTACCGCAGCCCTTGGGTTAGATCTTAAATTAACAGACGATTTCAAAATTGGAGCTGACTATAACTATTATGCTAACTTCAATTCAGACTTCAACCCAATTAACCTACCTGAAACCAGAGGAAACGACCCTTGGAAAGTGCCTACTTACTCGTTAATGGATTTGAACGCCGTTTTCAAGTTTAAATTTGCAGGCCTTAATGCTTCTGTGATCGGAAACGTAAACAATGTGTTTGACACTGAATACATTTCTGATGCTTTATCTAACTATACCCGTGCCAGCAATGAGGAGCCTTATTTGAGCAACGCAAGTAACTCTTTTGTGTACTATGGTACTGGTAGATCTTGGACGACTACTTTGAGAATTAACTTCTAA
- a CDS encoding TonB-dependent receptor, which translates to MKNLFTRLMLIVVMCLPVHLSWSQGVTTSSMTGLITDQSGEGLPGATVLAIHGPTGTRYGVSTNVDGKFTIPNMRVGGPYSVEVTYIGYQTQKQENITLRLAEPFVLNVRLPQSGTDLQEVVVTAANPRSVLNAERSGSITNISSQEIQALPSINRSINDFTRLTPQANGTSVGGGNYRQNNVTIDGSEFNNNFGIGGNLPGGSAQPISLDAIEEISVNVTPYDIRQSGFIGSAINAVTRSGTNDFKGSVYTYFRNQNQQGKDVGPEELTLQDMNYKQYGFRLGGPIIKNKLFFFANAEQEKQTRPGQTRFAATSSRPFGSPSVARPTASELDALSTYLRETYGYETGPYEGYDFENESMKFLARLDWNITDNHRFNIRYSQLESKDPVMVNGTSAAPASFSSGSGRQNDNALAYKNANYFQEANFYSLASEVNSTFGGKFANTIRYSYTRQNDPRSSESAEFPFVDILNTGTPWTSFGYELFTYGNLRDVTSHSVVDNFTWFAGKHTVTAGLQADWSETQNGFQRYGTSYYRFNSLADFYSQTNPDPALRAKPAAIAITYSLLPGYEQAFPSFKFAQYSAYAQDEMTLTDNLRLTVGLRVDLPTYPEKMAEHPIVKTLEFGGDPAVTGDGEMFNTATLPKSALLWSPRAGFNWDVKGDRTLQVRGGSGVFTGRVPFVWIVSQASDAAMLQVTQIYSTPSEIGALPNGGVFNPDPNAYRPTTQPAAGTVLGSTMTFISNDFKMPQTWKSSLAVDAQLPFGLVGTLEGIYNKDLNTALFRNANLVAPKALNVAGYPDNRPFYPNSNRDKQYVTLASGVPSTDPTASGQYQAIVLDNASKGYYWSVSAKVDKQFDNGLSTSFAYIRSEAKNLYDGSGDQAGSAWSGTPTVNGANNPELSHANYVVPDRFVGSLSYRKEYLNHFGTSISLFYSGSRDGRYSYTYGSDFNRDGANADLIYIPKNASEITFVPLTVGSGANAITYSPQQQSDMFFRFIEQDEYLNAHKGEYAERNGAMLPWRNQFDFRIMQDIFVNVGGKRNTLQFSWDVFNVANFLNENWGLVYQTNQRSILTPTNVSSLQTDGTVKPTFRLATDRNLPISTSYRPVVSIASTYYMQFGLRYIFN; encoded by the coding sequence ATGAAAAACCTGTTTACCCGATTGATGCTCATCGTGGTGATGTGTTTGCCTGTGCACCTAAGTTGGTCGCAAGGTGTAACTACTTCATCAATGACGGGTCTTATTACTGATCAAAGTGGCGAAGGCTTGCCTGGCGCTACGGTGTTAGCCATCCATGGTCCTACTGGTACACGATACGGCGTATCTACTAACGTAGATGGTAAATTCACCATCCCTAATATGCGTGTGGGTGGTCCTTACTCAGTAGAGGTGACCTATATTGGCTACCAGACACAAAAGCAAGAAAACATTACTTTAAGGCTAGCAGAACCGTTTGTTTTAAACGTGCGTTTGCCACAGTCTGGTACAGATTTACAGGAAGTGGTGGTTACAGCAGCCAATCCAAGATCTGTTTTGAATGCAGAAAGAAGTGGTTCTATAACCAACATAAGCAGCCAAGAGATTCAGGCCTTGCCAAGTATCAACCGATCTATCAATGATTTTACTCGTTTGACGCCGCAGGCCAACGGTACATCTGTGGGGGGAGGTAACTATCGGCAGAACAACGTAACTATTGATGGCTCAGAGTTCAATAACAATTTTGGTATTGGTGGAAACCTACCAGGTGGATCTGCACAGCCCATTTCTTTGGACGCGATTGAAGAGATTTCTGTTAACGTAACTCCTTATGACATTCGTCAGTCTGGTTTCATTGGTTCAGCAATTAACGCTGTAACGCGCTCTGGAACGAATGACTTTAAAGGTTCTGTATATACTTACTTCAGAAACCAAAATCAGCAGGGTAAGGATGTTGGTCCAGAAGAATTAACGCTTCAGGACATGAACTACAAGCAATATGGTTTCCGTTTAGGTGGCCCTATCATTAAAAACAAGTTGTTCTTCTTTGCCAATGCAGAGCAAGAGAAGCAAACAAGACCAGGACAGACTCGTTTTGCGGCTACTTCTAGCAGACCATTTGGTAGCCCAAGCGTGGCACGTCCTACTGCCAGTGAGCTAGATGCTTTAAGCACATACCTAAGAGAGACATATGGTTATGAAACCGGTCCTTATGAAGGGTATGACTTTGAAAACGAAAGCATGAAGTTTTTAGCCCGTCTGGACTGGAACATCACAGATAATCACCGCTTCAACATTCGTTATAGCCAGCTAGAAAGCAAAGATCCTGTAATGGTGAACGGTACATCTGCTGCCCCAGCCAGTTTCTCAAGCGGAAGTGGTCGCCAGAATGACAATGCATTGGCCTACAAGAATGCCAACTACTTCCAAGAGGCAAATTTTTATTCATTGGCTTCTGAGGTAAACTCAACCTTTGGCGGCAAGTTTGCAAATACTATCCGTTACTCATACACACGCCAAAATGACCCACGTAGCTCAGAAAGTGCTGAGTTTCCATTTGTAGACATCCTTAACACTGGTACGCCTTGGACTTCTTTTGGCTATGAGCTGTTTACCTATGGTAACCTAAGAGACGTCACCTCTCACTCTGTGGTGGATAACTTCACTTGGTTTGCTGGTAAGCACACGGTAACCGCAGGTCTTCAAGCAGACTGGTCAGAAACTCAAAATGGCTTCCAGCGCTATGGTACCAGCTACTACCGTTTCAACTCATTAGCTGACTTCTACAGTCAAACTAACCCAGACCCAGCCTTACGTGCTAAGCCAGCCGCTATTGCCATCACCTACTCTTTGTTGCCAGGTTATGAGCAAGCGTTCCCTAGCTTCAAATTTGCGCAGTATTCTGCTTATGCACAGGATGAGATGACCTTGACAGACAATCTACGTTTAACGGTAGGGTTACGCGTTGACTTGCCAACGTACCCAGAAAAGATGGCGGAGCACCCAATTGTAAAAACACTTGAGTTTGGAGGCGATCCTGCAGTAACTGGTGACGGCGAAATGTTCAACACAGCTACATTGCCTAAATCTGCTCTTTTATGGTCTCCAAGAGCTGGTTTCAACTGGGATGTGAAAGGTGACCGTACATTGCAAGTACGTGGTGGTTCTGGTGTCTTCACCGGTCGGGTACCATTTGTTTGGATAGTGTCACAAGCAAGTGATGCCGCTATGTTACAGGTAACTCAGATCTATTCTACTCCAAGTGAAATTGGAGCATTACCAAACGGTGGTGTATTCAACCCAGATCCTAACGCTTACAGACCAACTACACAGCCAGCTGCTGGAACAGTACTAGGTAGCACCATGACATTCATTTCTAATGATTTCAAGATGCCACAAACCTGGAAGAGCAGCTTAGCCGTTGATGCTCAGCTTCCCTTTGGCTTAGTAGGTACCTTAGAAGGTATTTATAACAAGGATTTGAACACTGCCTTATTCAGAAATGCCAACCTAGTTGCACCAAAAGCCTTGAATGTAGCTGGATACCCAGACAACAGACCTTTCTACCCTAACAGCAATAGAGACAAACAATATGTGACGTTAGCCAGCGGTGTTCCTTCAACAGATCCAACCGCTTCTGGTCAATACCAGGCTATTGTTTTGGACAATGCTTCTAAAGGTTACTACTGGTCCGTTTCGGCTAAGGTAGACAAGCAATTTGACAACGGCCTTTCAACCTCTTTTGCATACATTAGAAGTGAAGCCAAAAACCTTTACGATGGTAGCGGCGACCAAGCAGGTTCTGCCTGGAGTGGTACACCAACTGTGAATGGCGCTAACAATCCAGAACTAAGTCACGCCAACTATGTTGTGCCAGATAGATTTGTAGGTTCATTGTCTTATCGTAAAGAATATTTAAACCACTTTGGCACCAGCATTTCTTTATTCTATTCTGGATCTAGAGATGGTCGTTACTCTTACACGTATGGTTCTGACTTTAACAGAGATGGCGCCAATGCTGACTTGATCTATATACCAAAGAATGCTTCTGAAATCACCTTCGTTCCGTTAACTGTAGGTAGTGGTGCCAACGCCATCACTTATTCTCCACAACAGCAGAGCGACATGTTCTTCCGGTTTATTGAGCAAGATGAGTATTTAAATGCACACAAAGGCGAGTATGCAGAGCGTAATGGCGCCATGTTGCCTTGGAGAAACCAGTTTGATTTCAGAATCATGCAAGACATCTTCGTAAACGTAGGTGGCAAACGCAACACTCTCCAGTTCAGCTGGGATGTATTCAATGTTGCTAACTTCTTGAACGAGAACTGGGGCTTAGTTTACCAAACCAACCAACGTTCTATCCTAACGCCTACCAACGTATCTTCTCTTCAGACAGACGGTACTGTTAAACCAACTTTCCGTTTGGCAACAGATAGAAACTTGCCAATCTCTACGTCTTACAGACCAGTAGTAAGCATCGCTTCTACGTATTATATGCAGTTTGGCTTGCGTTATATCTTCAACTAA
- the cysK gene encoding cysteine synthase A, giving the protein MRTDNILQTIGNTPTVKINRLFGPEANVWMKLERANPGGSIKDRIALSMVEDAEKRGLLKEGTRIIEPTSGNTGVGLAMVAAVKGYSLTLVMPESMSIERRRLMTAYGAQLELTPREKGMRGAIEKANELAQQNGNAWIPMQFENEANTQIHINTTAQEVLADFPEGLDYLITGVGTGGHITGVGRVLKEKFPNLKVFAVEPTLSPVLSGGEPGPHPIQGVGAGFIPKIMDMSLLDGIIQVSPQEAFDYARRAAQQEGIFIGVSSGGSLAAVAQKIGEVENGARILTFCYDTGERYLSVEGLFV; this is encoded by the coding sequence ATGAGAACCGACAATATTCTGCAAACCATAGGCAACACGCCCACCGTTAAAATTAACCGCTTGTTTGGCCCGGAGGCTAATGTCTGGATGAAGCTGGAACGTGCTAATCCCGGCGGAAGCATCAAAGACCGCATTGCCCTCTCCATGGTGGAGGACGCAGAAAAGCGAGGTCTTTTGAAAGAAGGAACCCGCATCATAGAACCAACCTCAGGCAACACCGGCGTGGGCTTGGCCATGGTAGCCGCCGTGAAGGGGTATTCGCTCACTTTGGTCATGCCAGAATCTATGTCTATTGAACGTCGTCGCCTGATGACCGCCTACGGGGCCCAGTTGGAACTTACCCCGCGGGAGAAGGGCATGCGCGGCGCCATTGAGAAAGCTAATGAACTGGCCCAACAAAACGGCAACGCCTGGATTCCCATGCAGTTTGAGAACGAGGCGAATACCCAAATCCATATTAACACTACCGCTCAGGAAGTGCTGGCAGACTTTCCGGAGGGTTTGGATTACCTGATTACCGGTGTGGGGACGGGCGGCCACATCACTGGCGTGGGCCGCGTGCTCAAAGAGAAATTCCCCAACCTAAAGGTGTTTGCAGTAGAACCCACATTGTCTCCTGTTCTAAGCGGTGGCGAACCGGGGCCTCACCCCATCCAAGGCGTGGGCGCGGGGTTCATTCCTAAAATCATGGACATGTCGTTATTAGATGGCATCATTCAAGTAAGCCCGCAAGAAGCGTTTGACTATGCTAGAAGAGCCGCCCAGCAGGAGGGTATTTTCATTGGGGTTTCATCGGGTGGTTCCTTGGCAGCCGTGGCCCAGAAAATAGGGGAGGTAGAGAACGGTGCGCGTATCCTCACCTTCTGCTATGACACCGGTGAGCGTTATTTGTCAGTGGAAGGATTGTTTGTGTAG
- a CDS encoding serine O-acetyltransferase, with the protein MEEVFLHRLWSLHQQNQLRIPTALLCQFLERLMQMLFPPLAEPPYKTEHALRQEAHFLEKELVRLLEGVQHLGEFSAAETAQRFIQQLPRLYDQIVEDAQFIQEQDPAARHIEEVMRTYPGFVAIAVYRMAHFLHQEGVPILPRILTEYAHGKTGIDIHPGARIGVPFCIDHGTGVVIGETTEIGSFVKLYQGVTLGALSVAKHMQDIKRHPTIEDHVVIYAGATILGGATVIGTHSIIGGNVWLTESVGPYSRLYHRAQIKVSRTEEPEGVLDFSI; encoded by the coding sequence ATGGAAGAGGTGTTTTTACATAGACTTTGGAGCTTGCACCAACAGAACCAGCTGCGCATACCCACTGCATTGCTTTGCCAGTTTCTGGAACGGCTTATGCAAATGCTGTTTCCGCCGCTAGCCGAACCTCCTTACAAAACGGAGCACGCGCTGCGACAGGAGGCCCATTTCCTGGAAAAGGAATTGGTGCGCCTGTTGGAAGGGGTGCAGCACCTAGGAGAATTTTCGGCGGCAGAGACGGCCCAGCGTTTTATCCAGCAGTTGCCGCGTCTCTATGACCAGATTGTGGAAGATGCCCAGTTTATTCAGGAGCAGGACCCGGCCGCCCGGCATATTGAGGAAGTAATGCGCACCTACCCTGGGTTTGTGGCCATTGCCGTATACCGCATGGCCCATTTCCTGCACCAAGAAGGCGTCCCTATTCTGCCCAGAATTCTAACTGAGTACGCCCATGGCAAAACCGGAATTGATATTCATCCCGGGGCTCGTATTGGAGTACCTTTCTGCATTGACCACGGCACCGGGGTAGTGATAGGGGAAACCACGGAGATTGGCAGTTTTGTGAAGCTCTACCAAGGCGTGACGCTGGGAGCCTTGAGCGTAGCCAAACACATGCAGGATATCAAACGGCACCCTACCATTGAGGACCACGTGGTCATTTACGCTGGTGCCACCATATTAGGTGGGGCCACGGTCATTGGCACGCACAGTATCATTGGCGGTAACGTATGGCTGACTGAGAGCGTAGGGCCGTACTCCAGACTCTACCATCGCGCTCAGATCAAGGTGAGCCGTACCGAAGAGCCTGAAGGCGTCCTGGACTTCTCTATTTAG